One Brassica napus cultivar Da-Ae chromosome C4, Da-Ae, whole genome shotgun sequence genomic region harbors:
- the LOC106415530 gene encoding histone H1.2 yields the protein MSTEEETKVVESGDAEATAAATEKKPAARKKKTKEAKPPAKKPAAAPRKRTTSSHPPYEEMIKDAIVTLKERTGSSQYAIQKFIEEKQKSLPPTFRKLLLVNLRRLVASGKLVKVKASFKIPSAKPAATTKPVKKKPAGAVTKPKGKAAAPAKTKPAAKGAKKPAAAAAKPKAKTTTTKAAAKPKPKTKSVAAVSKTKAVAAKPKAKERLAKASRTSTRTSPGKKAAPAKKAAAATKKAPAKSVKVKSPAKRASTRKK from the exons ATGTCGACGGAGGAAGAAACCAAGGTGGTTGAGTCAGGAGACGCCGAAGCGACTGCGGCGGCGACGGAGAAGAAGCCTGcggcgaggaagaagaagactaagGAAGCTAAGCCGCCGGCGAAGAAACCTGCTGCTGCTCCGAGGAAGAGAACCACTTCGTCTCATCCTCCTTACGAAGAG ATGATCAAAGATGCGATCGTGACGTTGAAGGAGAGAACCGGATCTAGCCAATACGCGATTCAGAAGTTCATCGAGGAGAAGCAGAAGTCGCTTCCTCCTACTTTTAGGAAGCTTCTCCTCGTCAATCTCAGGAGACTCGTCGCTTCCGGGAAGCTCGTCAAAGTCAAAGCCTCTTTCAAGATTCCGTCTGCTAAACCGGCGGCTACGACTAAACCGGTTAAGAAGAAACCAGCTGGTGCTGTTACTAAACCGAAGGGTAAAGCAGCTGCTCCTGCTAAGACCAAACCGGCTGCTAAAGGAGCCAAGAaacctgctgctgctgctgctaagCCTAAGGCAAAAACCACAACAACTAAAGCTGCTGCCAAGCCCAAACCTAAGACGAAGAGTGTAGCTGCTGTTTCGAAGACTAAGGCGGTTGCTGCTAAGCCTAAGGCGAAGGAGAGACTTGCTAAAGCGTCAAGGACTTCGACTAGGACATCTCCAGGGAAGAAGGCTGCTCCGGCTAAGAAAGCTGCTGCTGCGACTAAGAAGGCTCCGGCTAAGAGTGTGAAGGTTAAATCTCCAGCGAAGAGGGCTTCGACGAGGAAGAAGTGA